In Penaeus vannamei isolate JL-2024 chromosome 4, ASM4276789v1, whole genome shotgun sequence, a single window of DNA contains:
- the LOC113806894 gene encoding uncharacterized protein — translation MTKAAGPDPALLDPTYTGPDSGPIHSGPGPIHSGPGPIHSGPGPIHSGPGPIHSGPGPIHSGPGPIHSGPGPIHSGPSPIHSGAGPIHSGPGPIHSGPGPIHSGPGPIHSGPGPIHSGPGPIHSGPGPIHSGPGPIHSGPGPIHSGPGPIHSGPGPIHSGPGPIHSGPSPIHSAPGPIHSGPGPIHSGPGPIHSGPGPIHSGPGPIHSGPGPIHSGPGPIHSGPSPIHSGPGPIHSSPGPIHSSPISTHSGSGVIRAGLTNVLPGPIHPGPAPIHSGSGPIQSGPGPIHSIPGIVHPDPAPIHNGPGAIHSGSFPIQAGPGSIHPDVGPGPVYSGPGPILSDNDVGPVSFGPGALSGLGPAHYSRPIQHGAGLHRAGPGSIHSGPSTIHSRPTVDGPESVSTGPAALHSGPGAIHSAGPGSLRFDSPPAPIHAGPGPIHRGPEAVYTGPDSVRPAPLPSRQGSIRLDSGSIHPGPASIHSGPGSFGPGPHPIYPAPAPARPVHSGVSRPRPSLDEDGPVAYNFNYDVKDDYTGAAFGHHEARDGYNTQGSYYSPLPDGRLQKVTYYVNGDSGFVAEVMYEGEAQYPTYQPAPSATYQPAPLHEPVSNYA, via the exons ATGACGAAGGCGGCAGGTCCTGACCCAGCGCTTCTTGACCCAACTTACACTGGTCCCGATTCTGGTCCTATCCACTCTGGTCCTGGCCCTATCCACTCTGGTCCTGGCCCTATCCATTCTGGTCCTGGCCCTATCCACTCTGGTCCTGGCCCTATCCACTCTGGTCCTGGCCCTATCCACTCTGGTCCTGGCCCTATCCACTCTGGTCCTGGCCCTATCCACTCTGGTCCTAGCCCTATCCACTCTGGCGCAGGCCCTATCCACTCTGGTCCTGGCCCTATCCACTCTGGTCCTGGTCCTATCCACTCTGGTCCTGGTCCTATCCACTCTGGTCCTGGCCCTATCCACTCTGGTCCTGGTCCTATCCACTCTGGTCCTGGCCCTATCCACTCTGGTCCTGGCCCTATCCACTCTGGTCCTGGTCCTATCCACTCTGGTCCTGGTCCTATCCACTCTGGTCCTGGCCCTATCCACTCTGGTCCTGGCCCTATCCACTCTGGTCCTAGCCCTATCCATTCTGCTCCTGGTCCTATCCACTCTGGTCCTGGCCCTATCCACTCTGGTCCTGGCCCTATCCACTCTGGTCCTGGCCCTATCCATTCTGGTCCTGGCCCTATCCACTCTGGTCCTGGCCCTATCCACTCTGGTCCTGGTCCTATCCACTCTGGTCCTAGCCCTATCCACTCTGGCCCTGGCCCTATCCACTCTAGCCCCGGTCCTATCCATTCTAGTCCTATCTCTACCCACTCTGGCTCCGGTGTTATCCGGGCTGGTCTTACCAATGTTTTACCCGGTCCTATTCACCCTGGTCCCGCTCCTATCCACAGTGGTTCTGGCCCTATCCAATCTGGTCCTGGTCCTATCCACTCTATACCTGGCATTGTCCATCCTGATCCCGCTCCTATCCACAATGGCCCAGGCGCTATCCACTCAGGTTCATTCCCTATCCAGGCTGGTCCTGGTTCTATCCACCCCGACGTTGGTCCCGGCCCTGTCTACTCTGGCCCTGGTCCTATCCTCTCCGATAACGACGTAGGACCCGTTTCCTTCGGTCCTGGCGCACTGTCAGGCCTTGGTCCCGCTCACTACTCCAGACCTATCCAGCATGGCGCCGGTCTCCATCGCGCTGGCCCTGGATCTATCCATTCTGGCCCCAGCACTATCCACTCCAGGCCGACGGTCGACGGTCCGGAGTCTGTTTCTACCGGACCCGCTGCTCTTCACTCCGGTCCTGGCGCCATCCACTCCGCCGGCCCAGGTTCTCTCCGGTTcgattctcctcccgcccctATCCACGCCGGTCCAGGACCCATCCATCGAGGCCCCGAAGCTGTCTACACCGGTCCCGACTCTGTTCGTccagctcctctcccctctaGACAAGGGTCTATCCGCCTTGATTCCGGCTCTATCCACCCCGGTCCTGCTTCTATCCACTCTGGCCCGGGATCTTTCGGCCCCGGTCCTCACCCTATTTACCCTGCTCCCGCTCCAGCACGCCCGGTTCACAGCGGGGTCTCGCGCCCGCGCCCTTCGCTCGACGAAGAC GGCCCCGTTGCCTACAATTTTAACTACGACGTCAAGGACGACTACACCGGCGCTGCATTCGGCCACCACGAAGcccgcgacggctacaacacCCAGGGGTCctactactcccccctccccgacgGCCGGCTACAGAAGGTCACGTATTATGTCAACGGCGACTCCGGTTTCGTCGCCGAAGTAATGTACGAAGGAGAAGCTCAGTATCCGACCTACCAGCCTGCCCCTTCTGCGACGTATCAGCCTGCTCCTTTGCACGAACCAGTTTCTAATTATGCATAG